The Alkalinema sp. FACHB-956 sequence GGTTTCGTCAGCATATAAGCGTTCCAATCGCCCATCACGCCACGCAGATCGCACAACCCCTAAGGCCGTTCCATACCCTGCCGTCGCCAAGGCTCCCGCATTGCAGTGGGTGAGCAGGCGTAATTTCTGGGGCGTTTGGGGCAGTACAGCAAGGCCGTGGTCACCGATCGCTTGGCAGGTCGCCAAATCTTCTTGGTTGATGGCTTGGGCCGTTTCCACCAAAACTTGCCGCAAATGTTCGACGGAACCCAAGGTTTGTCGAGCGGTTTTCATCATGCGATCGATCGCCCAAAACAGGTTAACAGCCGTTGGTCGCGTGGCTCGCAGGGTGTCCGCAATCTGTTCTAGGTCTTGCAAAAAGCGATCGCGATCCTGGGTTTGAATTTCCCGTGCCCCTAAACAAATGCCAAAGGCCGCCGCCACGCCGATCGCTGGAGCCCCCCGCACAATCATGGTTTTAATGGCTTGGGCCATGTCATCGGAGCGGCTAATTTCAACGACGCTAAATTCGTTGGGAATACGGGTTTGGTCGATCAGGGTGACCCGATCGCCATTCCAAAGCACGGGATAAACTGGGTGGGCAGCCATAGCAAACAAGCTCGATAGAAGGTCAGGGCAATTATCTTACAAGATCGGAAGCGAGATCGAACGTTTGCGACAGTGCTATCAAAGCTAGCTTGCTCAGATAATACAACCCCATTGCGCGATCGTTGATAGGCAACTCGATAGAAGAAATCATTGTGCTCATCAGCTGAGCAAAACAATATCCAACCCAATCTCTTGATGCGCATTGCTATCAGAATCAAGGGGGTGAACCTTTAGCATCACCCATTGACGAGACTGTTTTCAATAGCGGATCTCAACCTGCTTACAACGATTAAATTGAGCCACAGATTTAGTAAATTGAGTCACAGATTTAGCATCCTGTTAACTTGAAGAATGGCTCATTGAACCTGCTTCCGGCATTGCCCTATGGTTTCAAGCTACCTGAGTCATCCCCCTCCCCCAAAGCAGCTACCTATGAATCTACCCTATGCATGTTGACTACCTGCATCAATTGACTGAA is a genomic window containing:
- the mtnA gene encoding S-methyl-5-thioribose-1-phosphate isomerase gives rise to the protein MAAHPVYPVLWNGDRVTLIDQTRIPNEFSVVEISRSDDMAQAIKTMIVRGAPAIGVAAAFGICLGAREIQTQDRDRFLQDLEQIADTLRATRPTAVNLFWAIDRMMKTARQTLGSVEHLRQVLVETAQAINQEDLATCQAIGDHGLAVLPQTPQKLRLLTHCNAGALATAGYGTALGVVRSAWRDGRLERLYADETRPRLQGAKLTAWECVQEGIPVTVITDSMAAHCMQRGMIDAVVVGADRIAANGDAANKIGTYSLALIAQAHQVPFYVAAPLSTIDFKIASGEEIPIEERDPSEIYQIGETIICTSGVEYYNPAFDVTPARLIAGIMTEFGVFAPAELKDALHQRSL